TGGATGTGAATGAAGATGATCcatttgaattatttgttgtttctactaatatacgatattgttattatcatgAAACACATAAAATATTGGGGAACACATATGGCATGTGTGTTTTACAAGTAAGATTTCCATTTGTTTAAGTTCGACATAAATGATCActttaacagaaaataatttttcttaggACTTTGAAGCAATTACACCAAATTTGTTAGCACGAACTATTGAAACTATTGAGGGAGGAGGActtattgtatttcttttacaatCAATAAACTccttaaaacaattatataccATGAATATGGATGTACATAAAAGATTTCGTACAGAAGCACATAAAgtatatcattaatttttattttattagtttataaatagatTTGTTTAATTTGGACAATAGTTTTAAGTAACCTGTAAactaataacattttaactaACTTAAATAacttcttaatattttttatctaattcTAGGATGTTGTTGGTCGATTTaatgaaagatttttattatctcttGCTTCATGCAAAAGATGTTTAGTTGTTGATGATCACTTGAATGTATTACCATTATCATCACACAATTTAAAGATTGAATCCATAGAAAAACCGACCTcttctgaaaatttatcagaatTAGATGCAttgaaagaaagtttaaaagataCACAACCTATTTCTTCTCTTGTTAATTGTTGCAAAACAATTGATCAggtttaatacataaaataaataaatatgtatattttggtaaaatatatgatatataaaatatattaatatttttaggcAAAAGCACttcttaaatttatcgaatgcATATCAGAAAAAACATTGAGATCTACTGTTTCCTTAACTGCAGCCAGAGGTCGTGGAAAGTCTGCAGCATTAGGTTTAGCTGTTGCTGGTGCCATAACATTTGGTTATTCAAACATCTACATTACAAGTCCAAGTCCAGAAAATTTGAATACGCtatttgaatttgtttttaaaggtaaatattaaaaggtaATGTCAAATTTAAAcatagtaaaattttattttatatttttaggatTTGATGCATTAGGATATCAAGAACATCTTGATTATGGACTTGTACAATCTACAAATCCTGAATTTAATAAAGCTACTGTACGTGTAAATGTCTTTCGAGATCATAGGCAAACAATTCAggtatacttttaatatataagaTCAGTTTGTCAAAAtagtaatgtaaatataattaacaagaaatctatttttcttagTACATTCATCCTACTGATGCCCACAAATTAAGTCAAGCTGAATTACTTGTAATTGATGAAGCTGCAGCAATACCTCTTCCCTATGTGAAACTTATGCTTGGTccttatttaatatttcttgcaTCAACTATTAATGGGTAATTATATCTTATGtttcaattatctttttagtcatggtttaatatttatatacaacttatacttatatttttaatagatatgAAGGAACAGGTAGATctttatcattaaaattattacaacaaCTAAGAAGTCAAACTATAGGCTCAAATAGTCATGAGAAAcaacaaaatgaaaagattattattgGAAGGCAGTTACATGAACTGACTTTAGAGGAATCTATTCGTTATAAACCAGGAGATTCTGTTGAGCAATGGCTGTGCGATTTGTTATGTTTAAATGCTACAACAAATACACCTATATTATCTGGATGCCCACCTCCTGATATGTGCcagttatattacataaataggtaattaagttttaattactattttgtataatgtttagtgtttcatattattacattctttttttagagATACCTTATTTTCTTATCACAAAGCAtctgaattatttttgcaaaGATTGGTAGCTCTTTATGTCGCCTCGCACTATAAGgtaaatatattctttcattcctttaaagtttgaaaagaCACAGAATTTCTAATAATGTTTCAGAATAGTCCAAATGATTTACAAATGATGTCTGACGCGCCAGCACATCATTTATTTTGTCTTTTGGGTCCAATAGATTCAAACAAGAAAACGTTACCTGAGGTATTAGTAGTTATTCAAGTAAgtaatataatacgtatataatgtAACTTCAATACTTCTGGTAGTcctaatatttctataatgcGTAGATTTGCTTAGAAGGTGAAGTAAgtaaaaatactataaatgaTGGACTAGTTCGAGGGCGTAGAGCAGCTGGTGATCTTATACCATGGACTATTGCGCAACAATATCAAGATCAAGATTTTCCGGCATTGGCTGGAGCACGTATTGTCCGCATTGCAACACATCCTGAGTATCAGGGAGTAAgtgtatatcattatataaatcaatgaaagtaatttgtactcaataaatattttgatatagaTGGGATATGGTGCTAGAGCATTggaattattgaaacaatattacgaaatgaaaatactgAATATTAACGAAACACTGTCAGAAACATGCACAACACAAATATCAAAAGTTCAAGATGAAGAAGTGAATTTGTTAGAAGAAAGATTAGGTAACTGCACAAATTTATTGTActatatactaaatattatataattttaatttatcctagtaattttatattaattatcttttagaACCTCGAGCTTCTCTTCCACCACTCCTTTTAAAATTAAGCGAAAGACGGCCAGAAAATTTGGATTATATTGGAGTGTCTTTTGGGGTTACTGAACCCCTCTTAAAATTTTGGAAACGAGCTAGTTTTGTACCAGTATATTTAAGGTTAGCAcgaatgtttattaatattattacgtcatattaaacaaaagtaaatatttattttttctttctttaggCAAACAACAAATGATATTACAGGTGAACATTCATGTATTATgttgtacaaaataaattctgaACAAGATGTTAAGTGGCTACAAGCATACTGGAATGACTTTCGTAaacgatttataaatttgttgtcTATATCATTTAACATGTATTCATCCTCATTGGCTTTAAGTATATTGATTAACAAATCAGTTACATCAGAGATTACAAGTTAGTGCATTTCTAATGATATATTTGCCTTGATGTTTATATTTGtctctataatatatataattgttttctttAGCATTGACGAAagatatattagatatttatttcacatcTTACGATCTAAAACGTTTAACCATGTATAGTAATAATATGGCAGACTATCATTTAATAATGGATTTATTGCCATCATTAGCACGTACATACTTTTTAAACATGATGGGTGATACTAATCTATCAGCAGTGCAATCGGTATTTATGATGTTTATAATGTCTctaataacattgaaataattgtatctaaatataactttttatgataataataactttttattaatgttcctatttttattcttaggCAATTTTATTAGGATTAGGCTTGCAACACAAAACTGTTGATAAATTAGCTGAAGAATTAGATTTACCACCAACACAGCTACTTGGTTTATTCAATCGTACAATACGTAAATTTGTACAATGCCTTAATAGAATAGCagagaattttattgaaaccACCATGATGAAAATGGAAACTAATAATGAAAAAGTGCAATTGAATCCTATCAATGGACAAAGTTTGTACGATGAATTAGAATCTGCAGCTAAGGTTTgatcattttctttataatatcaaatatattaaaaaatatttaatatatttataataaaatttattatattatataaatttaattttaggaACTAAAAGCAAAACAAAAAGCtgaattggaaaaattgaaaagagaaGACTTAGAACAATATGCAATCAAAGGGACAGAAACTGATTGGAATGATGCACTTTCGGGAAAGAAAAGTAAGCAtcttatatctataaaaagtggagagaagagaggaagagaagatgATAATGCTTCAGAAATTCCGAAGAaacaatttaagaaaaaaaaaaaacgttctTTCAAAACTTAATTGGTGTAAATATATAacctataaaatttaataaatgattatatatcataatattcatttatccttgctctattttaataaaagatgtattttgatataaaggaagatagttaaaaaatatctacattACTGATTAaactacaaaattttaatcaaaaaaattattatctactatatattttacacattggcaaattaaatttctttcgtgttGAATAGATcttgaaagtaatttttgcaataattgGGACGTATATGgttgtttcttatttatcgttatatttgaatttcgtttTACTGTAATAGGCTGTTTAATCTTAGAAATTTTAGGAACTGTATCTGTTGACTGCAAATTATTCCCAACAACTTCATTTTTACCAACAATTTCTTCCATTGCACTACtttcttctattattatgtcattatttaattttatttgtttaaatggTATTTCTTCGGGTGCATCAcctacaaatattattttatagaacttatatataaaatatatatgagcATTAAATAATAACTTCTCCATTACAAACAAtgagtttattaaaaattaatataaatatacctaCTTTCTTCAGAAGCACTTCTGTAATCTGCTACTAAATTAGGTATACTACAAGTAGCAATAGTAAATTTTGGTAATGCAACTAATGTTTCCTCTTCatcagaaatataattattattttccttgtaGTCATCTTTAATGTCATTATTAGATTGATCTTCTGTTTGAAAACTTTCATTTCTTAAACTtactacaaatattattcatacaaatatgttaaaaatgaaaaaagaatattaaaatatatatatataaattacatgaACACAATAATAGAATGCTCACATGTTCCAGAAAATTGATATACACCCCTGTATTTCTCTTTcagttctataaaattattagatatcTTGATAGGCTCCTTCTTTATTACTGTTTTTTGATTATTAGAACgtacaaaattttttcttttccgtttAGTAACCTCTTgtttctgtttaattatttccccTCTTTGTaccttttccatttcttctgCCTTTCGCAATTCAACATTAGCTTTTGTAGGATATCTcctacaatattattaaatatcatacaaatcattcttaattattaccaactttaaaaattattataacacCTTTTTCGCTCCATTATCCACTTCTCAATCTCTTCTGGAGTTGatacattctttattttatgatacaaACCAGTATTATGTTGCATAATAATGTGCTTTTCAATAAGTAATGGATGAGCAGAGAAGGTACATCCATCAATACCACAAAGTTTATGTCCCGTTTTGTGTTCAGAAAGAGCATCTTCTGATGAAAAATCTTTATCACATATTTCACAATAAAATGATTCATCATCCTCTGAACTGGTGTAATTTTCATCTCTTTGATCATATGGTTCTTCATCACTTGGATAAAGATGAGCCTAAAAATGgttacttcaaatattttttatacattgttCACATTCAAATTCAATGCAAAAATACTTCTTGAGGTACAATTGTTAATGAAAGTAGTAATATGTGAGACTTCGCTGACTTCTTTCAATGtctgttttataattaattccatggtttcataattttttgttttggTACCATATAATACATGAATATTTACTTGAAACTCAAAGAGTGttgcatttttcaaaataattctttcgtcTAAGAcatgataaatttttagtttgaataatttagatataaagttatacacaGAATAATTGcttacaaaaatgttttacattaatagataatgtaaattatttcttaattgaGATATCTACATTCACATACctacattttcaatataaagTTTGTAGaaaaggatattaaaaattaataggaATTATTAATGGTACTGTAACATTTATAAGATTATAGaagtattttttcataattatttgagtaaaatcaatatttgatatatgtatataagtaaCTATAAGAATGTATTACAAATAATGATTATTTGTATGATTATTGTTATATGCAACTATTGCTTACACTTCacattttaaaatcttttccaGGGTATTCAGAAATTCACTTATTAAGTTTACATAAGTATTATAAACACACATTTATATctcatattttaaatcaacAATTAACATAGGATAAATTTTGTGTATAGTtacaaaaaaagatattttatggTTACCACAAATGTATAGCAATAGAAAGtaatgtaatttgtaaaaagatgtaaatattatagtcctaaaatatagaattagaTTGATAGTATAAAAAGTCCTTCATTAAAActtttaagtaatataataaattcttattttaaattgttttgaaGTAAAAGTATATCTAATATTGtaaatctaataattttacttatcacataatattaattaaacagagtatatctttattatatgCGATGATGTAATGTGTAATTGATCCAGATTTTAGGAagataatacttttataaaagttatttggTGCATGAAATCTAAAAAggtcattttcatatttcagaACGATTATTGAACGCatattagaatttcttttGTGGTTTATAGAGTAATTGGGGACACCAGATTTAGAACTTATAGAAATACGATTTATTCTTACAATACGTAtcttaattacaaatttatcttattctgaatttatattttgtggAAGTCATGTattattgaaatgaaaatattcaatactACGGCACATAATAATgaacaattacaaaaattgtcaTATCTTGATACAGAGCCACAAGCTATGAAAAAAATACTTaagcaaattttatattgaataaaatttgtatgtcagagaatattttaacggtttcacaaaattttccattaagaATGTTATAGCTTGCAGCACTGTACGCTGGCCAAAGAGCAATTAAAGAGCTTTATGATAACAGAATTAACAAAGGCcagatttttatatagatatttggtgtgaaaaaaagatagatatttaatacttctaacatgaaaatatatgtataggaaatatacaaaattttacatttatatataagcATATACTAATGatgtaagaaaaaaaacagtttaatttttataagtattactaaaaataaaagaatatttattattcaaatgttATTCATCATTAAACTCTATTTTCTCAAAGTATTTTAGCATGATAGTTTAACATTACA
This DNA window, taken from Bombus pyrosoma isolate SC7728 linkage group LG6, ASM1482585v1, whole genome shotgun sequence, encodes the following:
- the LOC122568717 gene encoding RNA cytidine acetyltransferase, which encodes MVRKKIDNRVRVLIENGVVTGHRTMFIVIGEKARDQIVLLHHMLSKTIVKARPSVLWCYKKDLGFSSHRKKRMKSIQKKVRSGKLDVNEDDPFELFVVSTNIRYCYYHETHKILGNTYGMCVLQDFEAITPNLLARTIETIEGGGLIVFLLQSINSLKQLYTMNMDVHKRFRTEAHKDVVGRFNERFLLSLASCKRCLVVDDHLNVLPLSSHNLKIESIEKPTSSENLSELDALKESLKDTQPISSLVNCCKTIDQAKALLKFIECISEKTLRSTVSLTAARGRGKSAALGLAVAGAITFGYSNIYITSPSPENLNTLFEFVFKGFDALGYQEHLDYGLVQSTNPEFNKATVRVNVFRDHRQTIQYIHPTDAHKLSQAELLVIDEAAAIPLPYVKLMLGPYLIFLASTINGYEGTGRSLSLKLLQQLRSQTIGSNSHEKQQNEKIIIGRQLHELTLEESIRYKPGDSVEQWLCDLLCLNATTNTPILSGCPPPDMCQLYYINRDTLFSYHKASELFLQRLVALYVASHYKNSPNDLQMMSDAPAHHLFCLLGPIDSNKKTLPEVLVVIQICLEGEVSKNTINDGLVRGRRAAGDLIPWTIAQQYQDQDFPALAGARIVRIATHPEYQGMGYGARALELLKQYYEMKILNINETLSETCTTQISKVQDEEVNLLEERLEPRASLPPLLLKLSERRPENLDYIGVSFGVTEPLLKFWKRASFVPVYLRQTTNDITGEHSCIMLYKINSEQDVKWLQAYWNDFRKRFINLLSISFNMYSSSLALSILINKSVTSEITTLTKDILDIYFTSYDLKRLTMYSNNMADYHLIMDLLPSLARTYFLNMMGDTNLSAVQSAILLGLGLQHKTVDKLAEELDLPPTQLLGLFNRTIRKFVQCLNRIAENFIETTMMKMETNNEKVQLNPINGQSLYDELESAAKELKAKQKAELEKLKREDLEQYAIKGTETDWNDALSGKKSKHLISIKSGEKRGREDDNASEIPKKQFKKKKKRSFKT
- the LOC122568720 gene encoding nuclear fragile X mental retardation-interacting protein 1-like, with the translated sequence MSPLNRGPLLGPRVPPAGIRPPPPPRFGGRLPPPGLPPRMPPPPMNPVFGPIRQRLPPPPRPVGVNRPSGPMPLFGPRVRGIAPMVPPISLRGVGPRGPLMRPWHRRALPPQILSHMRPRFSVGNGNAKGKALNNVKKVSKLEELELKKPWMTDEIRSEIQKKNKLYAKAKKNKDAKEWEEFKDLRNKVTRMIRDAKNDYLAKHPEQAHLYPSDEEPYDQRDENYTSSEDDESFYCEICDKDFSSEDALSEHKTGHKLCGIDGCTFSAHPLLIEKHIIMQHNTGLYHKIKNVSTPEEIEKWIMERKRRYPTKANVELRKAEEMEKVQRGEIIKQKQEVTKRKRKNFVRSNNQKTVIKKEPIKISNNFIELKEKYRGVYQFSGTLSLRNESFQTEDQSNNDIKDDYKENNNYISDEEETLVALPKFTIATCSIPNLVADYRSASEESDAPEEIPFKQIKLNNDIIIEESSAMEEIVGKNEVVGNNLQSTDTVPKISKIKQPITVKRNSNITINKKQPYTSQLLQKLLSRSIQHERNLICQCVKYIVDNNFFD